The following DNA comes from Mucilaginibacter jinjuensis.
TTAAAGAACTTAACCGATGGAAGGTCGTCCCGGATAGGCCGGGAAGGAAACCACCATCATACTTTTATAAAAAATGAATACAGATCCAATCGCAGATTATCTTACAAGAGTAAGGAATGCTATTAAAGCCAACCATAGGGTTGTTGAAATTCCTGCATCTAATCTGAAGAAGGAAATCACTAAAGTGCTTTTCGACAAAGGTTACATTGCAAATTACAAATTTGAGGAAAACGGCCCTCAAGGTATTATCAAAGTTGCTTTGAAATATCACCCGGTAACCAAAATCCCTGCTATCCGCACTATTTCGCGTATCAGCAAACCAGGTTTAAGAAAGTATGCAGGCACAGCTAATATGCCACGTGTATTAAATGGTTTGGGTATTGCCATCCTATCAACTTCAAAAGGCGTTATGACCGACAAAGAGGCCCGCGCACAGAATGTAGGTGGTGAAGTTTTATGCTTTGTTTATTAATAACAGGAGGAATTAAGCAATGTCAAGAGTAGGAAAAGCACCTATAACAATCCCTGCAGGCGTTACTGTAGCAGTATCAGGCGATAACCTGGTAACTGTTAAAGGCCCTAAAGGTGAATTACAACAGGCGATTGATGCCGATATCAAAATCGAGCAGCAAGACGGAAGCATCGTGGTAACACGCCCTTCTGATCAAAAACGCCATAAAGCATTACACGGGTTATACCGCGCTTTATTAAACAATATGGTAATCGGTGTAACAACAGGTTACAAGCTTGAGCAAGAGCTTGTAGGTGTGGGTTACCGTGCAACCAATACCGGTAACACACTTGATTTAGTGTTGGGATACTCTCACCACTACGTGTTTGAATTACCGAAAGAAATTAAAGTATCAACAACTGCTGAGAAGGGTAAAAACCCAACTATTATTCTCGAATCAATTGATAAACAATTGATCGGTCAGGTAGCCGCTAAAATACGTTCACTACGTGCACCAGAGCCATACAAAGGTAAAGGTATCAAGTTTGTAGGTGAAGTATTAAGAAGAAAAGCAGGTAAATCAGCATCTAAAAAATAATCGTCATGGCAGCTAAATTATCAAGAAGAGACAGAATTAAAAAAGGGATCAGAAAGCATCTTTCAGGTTCAGCAGAGCGTCCGCGCTTGTCTGTATTCAGAAGCAACAAGGGTATTTATGCCCAGGTTATTGACGATGTTAACGGAAAAACTATAGTATCAGCATCATCTTTGTCAAAAGATTTTTCTGCATCAGGTACTAAAGGCGAGCAATCAGCCGCTGTAGGTAAACTGGTAGCCCAGAAAGCAATCGCTGCAGGTATCACTGCCGTAGTGTTTGACAGAAATGGTTACCTGTATCATGGCCGTGTTAAACAACTGGCTGAAGGTGCACGTGAAGGCGGTTTAAATTTTTAATTGAAGCAAAGAGATGTCAACAATAAATGTTAAAAGAGTAAAAACCAGCGAGATCGAATTAAAAGATCGCCTGGTTAGCATACAACGTGTTGCCAAAGTAACCAAAGGTGGCCGTACTTTCAGCTTCTCAGCCATTGTGGTTGTAGGTGATGAAAATGGTGTAGTTGGTTACGGTTTAGGTAAAGCAAAAGAGGTAACTGAAGCAATTGCTAAAGGTATCGATGATGCTAAGAAAAACCTGGTAAAAGTGCCTATTATTAATAACACTATACCACACGAGCAAATTGGTAAATATTCTGGCGGTTTTGTATTCTTAAAACCAGCTGCAAACGGTACCGGTGTAATTGCTGGTGGTGCAATGCGTGCTGTATTAGAATCTGCAGGTGTACACAACGTACTTGCAAAATCAAAAGGTTCATCAAATCCACACAACGTGGTTAAAGCAACTGTATACGCATTAGCGCAACTGCGCGACGCTTATACCGTAGCTCAACACCGCGGTGTTAACTTAGGTAAAGTATTTAACGGATAATTATCATGGCCAAGATCAAAATAACACAAATAAAAAGCGTTATCGACAGAAGCGAACGTCAGAAAAAAACCGTAGCCGCTTTAGGTTTGAGAAAAATCAACCACAGTGTAGAGGTTGAAGCTAATGATGCTATCATCGGCATGATTAGAAAAGTTAATCATTTGGTAGCAGTCGAAAATATTTAATCATGAATTTAAGTAATCTGAAACCTGCAAAAGGTTCCGTAAAAGATAGTAAGAGAATCGGTCGTGGTACCGGTTCTGGTAAAGGCGGTACTTCAACACGTGGTCACAAAGGTGCTGGTTCACGTTCAGGTACATCAACTAAGGTTGGTTTTGAAGGTGGTCAAATGCCTTTACAACGTCGTGTACCAAAGGTGGGCTTTAAAAACCCTAACCGTGTAGAGTATGTAAGCGTAAATTTAGATGCCTTACAACAATTAGCTGAGAAACATGCTGTAAATGTTATTAATTTCGATACTTTTAGAGAGCATGGTTTAGCTTCGAAAAACGACCTGATCAAAATATTAGGCCGTGGCGAACTTAAAGCTAAGTTGGATGTAACAGCTCACGCGTTTTCAGCTACAGCACAAAAAGCTATTGAAGCAGCCGGTGGTTCCATCGTTAAGTTATAATTTTCAATGAAAAGATTTTTCACCACATTATCAAACATCTGGAAAATCGAAGATTTAAGAGTGCGTATTATTAACACACTCTTATTTCTTTTAATATACCGGGTAGGATCATTTATTGTACTGCCTGGCGTTGATCCGGCTTCTTTAAACTCTCAAAAGGCTAAAGAAGGCTTGTTAGGCTTATTAAATATGTTTTCAGGCGGTTCATTCGCGCATGCATCCATATTTGCATTAGGTGTAATGCCTTATATTTCGGCATCTATTGTGGTGCAGTTATTGGGTATCGCCGTGCCTTACTTTACCAAGTTACAAAAGGAAGGCGAAAGCGGACGCAACAAACTAAACCAGTGGACCCGCTACCTAACCATTGCTATTACTGCTGCGCAGGCTATTGGCTACATCCGTACCCAAATAGCGCCAGAAGCTATCAGCCCTGTTTTAGGTGCTACTATGTTTAATATCACTTCGGTATTCGTATTAACTGCAGGTACATTATTTGTAATGTGGTTAGGTGAAAAAATCACTGATAAAGGTATTGGTAATGGTATCTCTTTAATCATCATGGTGGGTATTATCGCACAGCTTCCTTCGGCTATCGTAACCGAGTTTGGCTCACGTGTAACTGATACCAACAGTGGTGGTTTATTGATTTTCATTGTTGAAATTGTAGCGCTTATTGCTGTAGTAATGTTTACCATCCTTGTTGTACAAGGTACCCGTAAAATTGCTGTACAGTATGCAAAACGCATTGTGGGTAACAAACAATATGGTGGTGTGCGCCAGTACATCCCGTTAAAGGTTAATGCTGCCGGTGTAATGCCGATCATTTTTGCACAAGCCTTAATGTTTATCCCTACTACTATTGCTTCGTTTTTCCCTAAAATGGCATCGAGCACAGTTTTAATCCTGTTATCAAACTATACCTCATGGTTGCACAACCTGGTATTTGCGATACTGATTATCCTGTTTACTTACTTCTATACAGCTATCACTGTAAATCCGAAACAAATGTCGGATGATATGAAGAAGAACGGTGGCTTTATACCGGGTGTTAAACCAGGCGATGCTACAGTTAGCTTTATCGATGATGTGATCTCTAAGATCACTTTACCGGGATCAATCTTTTTAGCAATGATCGCAATTATGCCTGCATTGGCAAACTTAGGCCATGTTAACAGCCAGTTTGCAAGATTTTTCGGTGGTACTTCACTAATCATCTTAGTAGGTGTTGTGTTAGATACATTGCAACAAATAGAAAGTCACTTGCTGATGCGCCACTATGACGGTTTGATGAAAACCGGCAGAATTAAAGGCCGTACAGCTATCCCTACTGCCGCTGGCACAACGCCTCCGGCTATTTAGTACTGAATAAATTAACATGGCAAAGATCCATTATAAGTCTGTCGAAGAGATAGAGCTCATAAGAGAAAGTTCTTTACTTGTTTCAAAAACACTTGGAGAGGTAGCTAAGGTTATCGCTCCAGGTGTTAAAACTATAGCTTTAAACAAGCTTGCCGAAGAATTTATCCGCGATAATGGCGGGGTTCCGGCTTTCCTTAATTATCATGGCTTCCCTTACTCGTTATGCATTTCGCCTAACGACCAGGTTGTGCATGGTTTTCCGGGACAGCAGGAGTTAAAGGAAGGCGACCTGATCTCTGTAGATTGCGGCGTGATCCTGAATAAATATTACGGCGACTCGGCTTATACCTTTGCCATTGGCGAGGTTAGCGAAGAGGCTAAGAAACTGATGCGTGTTACGCAGGAGTGCTTAGAGCTTGGTGTACAAAAAGCCGTTGTTGGCATGCGTATAGGAGATATAGGTTATGCCGTACAAGAGCATGCTGAGAAGCATGGTTTTGGTGTAGTTAAAGAATTGGTAGGCCACGGTGTTGGCCTGGCATTGCATGAAAAGCCCGAAGTACCTAATTATGGTAAACGCGGTGCAGGTACCAAATTGGAAGAAGGTATGGTAATTGCAATTGAACCAATGATTAACGCCGGTAAAGCCAATGTGAAGTTTTGGAATGATGGCTGGACAGTATCAACCAGTGATGGGAAGCCTTCGGCACATTATGAGCACACGGTGGCCGTTAAAAAGGGCCAGCCGGATATTCTTTCTACGTTTTCATATATAAATGAAATTTTAGAAAGAAAAAAATAATATATCAAATATTTTTTTTAATTTTGCATCCCGCTTTAGGGGTGGATAAATAAGTAATTATCAATAAAATATGGCTAAACAATCTTCGATTGAGCAAGACGGAACAATAAAGGAGGCATTGTCAAACGCAATGTTTAGAGTTGAACTGGAAAACGGCCACGAGATAATTGCACATATATCAGGAAAAATGCGTATGCACTACATTAAGATTTTACCTGGAGACAGAGTGAAGTTGGAAATGAGCCCATACGATTTGAGTAAAGGCAGAATAACCTACAGATATAAATAATCAAAGAGATGAAAGTTAGAGCATCCATTAAAAAACGTAGTGCTGATTGCAAGATCATCCGTCGTAACGGGAAACTTTATGTGATCAACAAAAAGAATCCTAAGTACAAACAACGTCAGGGATAATTAAAAAAAAAATTGTGAATAGTCGTACAACGGTTGCCCGCCGTTCGGTATTCATTTAAAACAACTTACAAATATGGCAAGGATATCAGGTATTGATTTACCAAGAAATAAGAGAGGCGAGATCGGACTAACGTACATTTACGGTATTGGTCGTACAACCGCACAAAACATTTTGGACGAAGCTGGCATCAGTTATGATGTTAAAGTTCAGGATTGGACCGATGAGCAATTAGCTGCCATTCGTGGTATCATCAATGATCAGATTAAAGTAGAGGGTGCATTGCGCTCTGAAGTACAACTGAACATCAAACGTTTAATGGATATCGGTTGTTACCGTGGTACCCGTCACCGTAAAGGTTTGCCTCTGCGTGGTCAGCGTACAAAAAACAACTCACGTACCCGTAAAGGAAAACGTAAAACAGTTGCTAACAAGAAAAAAGCTACTAAATAATAATAGATAGATATGAGATGCGGGATCTTAGATATGAGAAATATCTTTCGAGCATCTTAAATCTGGAATAACAAAAGATAAAAATCAGTTATGAGTGCCGGGCTGGAGTAATTGTCTCACATCTCAAGTCTCATATCTAAAATCTAAAAGTAATGGCTAAAGCTAAAAAAGTAACCAAAAAACGTATCGTAATTGTAGAACCTGTAGGTCAGGCACACATTAACGCTACTTTCAACAACATCATTATCACCCTTACTAACAGTACTGGTCAGGCAATCTCTTGGTCTTCTGCAGGTAAAATGGGTTTTAAAGGTTCAAAAAAGAACACTCCTTATGCTGCTGGTCAGGCTGCTGGCGATTGCGGTAAGGTAGCTTATGATTTGGGCTTACGTAAAGTAGAAGTTTTTGTTAAAGGCCCGGGTGCTGGTCGTGAGTCGGCTATCCGTACTTTACAAACTACTGGTATCGAGGTTACAACCATCAAAGATATTACCCCGCTTCCACACAACGGATGTCGCCCTGCAAAACGCAGAAGAGTTTAATTAACACAATTTTAAAGCTAAGATTCGGCAGTTTTAAGGCTGCTTGATACTTTAAAAAACACAACAATGGCAAGATATACAGGCCCAAAAAGCAAAATCGCACGTAAATTCCGTGAACCGATCTTCGGTCCGGATAAAGTGTTAGAAAGAAAAAACTATCCTCCCGGCATGCACGGTGTCTCTAAAAGAAGAGGCAAGCAATCAGAGTATGCAGTGCAGCTGATGGAAAAACAAAAAGTTAAATACACTTACGGTGTATTAGAGCGTCAGTTCGAAAACTTATTCCATACCGCAGTAGCTAAAGAAGGTATCACCGGTACAAACTTGCTTCAATTATTAGAAGCACGTTTAGATAACGTTGTTTACCGTTTAGGTATCGCTCCAACCCGTTCTGGTGCACGCCAGTTGGTTGGTCACAAACACATTACTGTTAACGGTGAAGTTGTAAACATTGCTTCTTACAATGTAAGAGTAGGTGATGTGATCGCAGTTCGTGAGAAATCAAAATCTCTTGAAGCTATCAGCAACTCTGTAGCCGGCAGAAAAATAAACAAATACAGCTGGTTTGAGTGGGATGCAGCAGCCCTTACAGGTAAACTGTTAAACTTACCAAACCGCGATGAGATTCCTGAAAACATCAAGGAAAACCTGATCGTCGAGTTGTACTCTAAGTAAGAATTAGATTTGAGATATTAAATTTGAGATATGAGATAATTTGTTTATTCTCATATCTCAATTTTTGGTATCTCAATATCTGTTATATATAAATTAAGTAAACAATAATCAAA
Coding sequences within:
- the rpsH gene encoding 30S ribosomal protein S8, which codes for MNTDPIADYLTRVRNAIKANHRVVEIPASNLKKEITKVLFDKGYIANYKFEENGPQGIIKVALKYHPVTKIPAIRTISRISKPGLRKYAGTANMPRVLNGLGIAILSTSKGVMTDKEARAQNVGGEVLCFVY
- the rplF gene encoding 50S ribosomal protein L6, whose protein sequence is MSRVGKAPITIPAGVTVAVSGDNLVTVKGPKGELQQAIDADIKIEQQDGSIVVTRPSDQKRHKALHGLYRALLNNMVIGVTTGYKLEQELVGVGYRATNTGNTLDLVLGYSHHYVFELPKEIKVSTTAEKGKNPTIILESIDKQLIGQVAAKIRSLRAPEPYKGKGIKFVGEVLRRKAGKSASKK
- the rplR gene encoding 50S ribosomal protein L18 yields the protein MIVMAAKLSRRDRIKKGIRKHLSGSAERPRLSVFRSNKGIYAQVIDDVNGKTIVSASSLSKDFSASGTKGEQSAAVGKLVAQKAIAAGITAVVFDRNGYLYHGRVKQLAEGAREGGLNF
- the rpsE gene encoding 30S ribosomal protein S5 — translated: MSTINVKRVKTSEIELKDRLVSIQRVAKVTKGGRTFSFSAIVVVGDENGVVGYGLGKAKEVTEAIAKGIDDAKKNLVKVPIINNTIPHEQIGKYSGGFVFLKPAANGTGVIAGGAMRAVLESAGVHNVLAKSKGSSNPHNVVKATVYALAQLRDAYTVAQHRGVNLGKVFNG
- the rpmD gene encoding 50S ribosomal protein L30 gives rise to the protein MAKIKITQIKSVIDRSERQKKTVAALGLRKINHSVEVEANDAIIGMIRKVNHLVAVENI
- the rplO gene encoding 50S ribosomal protein L15, with translation MNLSNLKPAKGSVKDSKRIGRGTGSGKGGTSTRGHKGAGSRSGTSTKVGFEGGQMPLQRRVPKVGFKNPNRVEYVSVNLDALQQLAEKHAVNVINFDTFREHGLASKNDLIKILGRGELKAKLDVTAHAFSATAQKAIEAAGGSIVKL
- the secY gene encoding preprotein translocase subunit SecY, with the translated sequence MKRFFTTLSNIWKIEDLRVRIINTLLFLLIYRVGSFIVLPGVDPASLNSQKAKEGLLGLLNMFSGGSFAHASIFALGVMPYISASIVVQLLGIAVPYFTKLQKEGESGRNKLNQWTRYLTIAITAAQAIGYIRTQIAPEAISPVLGATMFNITSVFVLTAGTLFVMWLGEKITDKGIGNGISLIIMVGIIAQLPSAIVTEFGSRVTDTNSGGLLIFIVEIVALIAVVMFTILVVQGTRKIAVQYAKRIVGNKQYGGVRQYIPLKVNAAGVMPIIFAQALMFIPTTIASFFPKMASSTVLILLSNYTSWLHNLVFAILIILFTYFYTAITVNPKQMSDDMKKNGGFIPGVKPGDATVSFIDDVISKITLPGSIFLAMIAIMPALANLGHVNSQFARFFGGTSLIILVGVVLDTLQQIESHLLMRHYDGLMKTGRIKGRTAIPTAAGTTPPAI
- the map gene encoding type I methionyl aminopeptidase → MAKIHYKSVEEIELIRESSLLVSKTLGEVAKVIAPGVKTIALNKLAEEFIRDNGGVPAFLNYHGFPYSLCISPNDQVVHGFPGQQELKEGDLISVDCGVILNKYYGDSAYTFAIGEVSEEAKKLMRVTQECLELGVQKAVVGMRIGDIGYAVQEHAEKHGFGVVKELVGHGVGLALHEKPEVPNYGKRGAGTKLEEGMVIAIEPMINAGKANVKFWNDGWTVSTSDGKPSAHYEHTVAVKKGQPDILSTFSYINEILERKK
- the infA gene encoding translation initiation factor IF-1, which gives rise to MAKQSSIEQDGTIKEALSNAMFRVELENGHEIIAHISGKMRMHYIKILPGDRVKLEMSPYDLSKGRITYRYK
- the rpmJ gene encoding 50S ribosomal protein L36, whose product is MKVRASIKKRSADCKIIRRNGKLYVINKKNPKYKQRQG
- the rpsM gene encoding 30S ribosomal protein S13 codes for the protein MARISGIDLPRNKRGEIGLTYIYGIGRTTAQNILDEAGISYDVKVQDWTDEQLAAIRGIINDQIKVEGALRSEVQLNIKRLMDIGCYRGTRHRKGLPLRGQRTKNNSRTRKGKRKTVANKKKATK
- the rpsK gene encoding 30S ribosomal protein S11; amino-acid sequence: MAKAKKVTKKRIVIVEPVGQAHINATFNNIIITLTNSTGQAISWSSAGKMGFKGSKKNTPYAAGQAAGDCGKVAYDLGLRKVEVFVKGPGAGRESAIRTLQTTGIEVTTIKDITPLPHNGCRPAKRRRV
- the rpsD gene encoding 30S ribosomal protein S4 codes for the protein MARYTGPKSKIARKFREPIFGPDKVLERKNYPPGMHGVSKRRGKQSEYAVQLMEKQKVKYTYGVLERQFENLFHTAVAKEGITGTNLLQLLEARLDNVVYRLGIAPTRSGARQLVGHKHITVNGEVVNIASYNVRVGDVIAVREKSKSLEAISNSVAGRKINKYSWFEWDAAALTGKLLNLPNRDEIPENIKENLIVELYSK